A genome region from Mugil cephalus isolate CIBA_MC_2020 chromosome 13, CIBA_Mcephalus_1.1, whole genome shotgun sequence includes the following:
- the tacc2 gene encoding mucin-17 isoform X5 has protein sequence MQFCRKVLCQPCSARVTSPEEDMEYKMGSCIGIAHTQTGTRSETERDDATLLTEASTSQRGIPSLPLLPDVPVVTGVEESVGGAAADQEDKEELEFPHDLLPSLDFSSEFNIWESSLGTHFSSGEGKCEQVNPLLAGLQHHMEVSGPPVVPDPRPHGCDPVITDVQPSPRPTATPYPGGRPLTPSSSVVLDLELQEAFKECEEQMASLGMLTPTERHSPTMSETVNDAGKTAGEGTVNESSESSSVPPITVQPGHSNGGHGNESTHGNSEAANSQKDTVVFSFRNYILGTEDRAGTEETGGETKATQSLVECAETEPEKETETDEPKQTPPCTQLEIATDSCKETSKHAAFSEQGKDLREDHVDAATEEWKTVAREKGTEANVTKESDEINICTVETNTDNSVIGSSECSAQLKGKDTLLELRSEAQAPTDEHAEKKGSESEAAKQTSSKSDKQTEQNKEAKKKKHRKKKKTEKSAAKSENQEQPASLLNTGNHTDPLVCDESVSEAQDVRCGEQPDNSIDCQQQPSPEGKPISSPPLSSSHSGSDHLTPPASSPVSNPALSQRPHQSHNQDTPSYYMHQVEPHVTDNQKTPTTFVQTAVIDPAASSDQISGAQTEEAVVTTGTEILTREDQSPLSGSTSCVGESSVESALEEALVVVAALPLTTPTLPAVIESKREGESARRDSLKREASEAIAESEKEVGEKQFIGIEKCLSAADGDGGELLGSSPQLPLIGSQGKCSLAFSAKEGQAACEKSCSSKMPHNSSEAENKGPTDTTVHVSDTEISPAEEGEAEREPLRLEAFINTSPLGLLTGPGCQDHRAAGSEKAGEGGGGGGEEVGEKGGLARVHSSFSQPQGSATGVSSDKTETCPPTDVAESQLKSQSEPTVTITESISTEQDRLLHPCQEQSSAAIAPLPTPTEQSSSSSTNGGGIRADLKLNLISEEASSLGRTCEESPVVETNYSQVSLPSISPQPLTTSQQIPVKQQESNNQQVQPSSTTEVRTAESAAEFQVEAHIQSNSDSPAMSGVGVYLCDSTRGNNRVHFADNVKGKGSSSVDHRNMSGATLDCASLPPLTVHESLRYPVVEASYTFSDYLSPKKPEVPTKPAPTKDDTAIRSSADSPKPHTDVQLDKGDMGNKDTEENSAIDHSGNDSLETNTVDVQSVTEASAKQLPRPTENNQTGDGEFSELLQTPGSVISQTHHPAVEAVTAKVTEQEETDAGAVCQRLPEDKETTVLTADSKDAVKNELSHESPLISDIPINVEEKEGTQHDVSSSFVLPVDDVSREPLTDVSAELSVGQLPADHDPTSKPEPVTLTCATYSAPSRPPLTQLDETPPSGLVNTNAIDQPKSTIDSANLTKDESLTSEETTSDQSSSVTNPAFVLQPPGPMLSHLEFISDSDVSLPGQTDNNSTGGDSTSVSGEVDGSQRREVTQVCLAHDLECSDVKADEICPIMEDRNDAKESVAGNSVTNNLVTPFSQVENLPPPSVPPGADDVQAMGESDKVISLTHAEPDSTGIKPVICEASIRDDLLNASCPLSPDLPTDEAYSKTAQENVKEEHKVGDETSVLFEEKKKQAGEETMDNQKEAAESNKLHTGNNGTTPQQSNGTDKEAVEKIAAPQPPLKHKVQKTESPLSETFSLSTSTPASEEVLRTDSSAEPQTVYDQNLHQTLAATLECSSDSAPDSSVALGQSQSAPEPDCFARQQEQQQQQRRLGSRHPTEELPGGCLERGEKTDSETQAVVRGVKGATEEADVPVGSLCQLGGKEELVGDDSIGSEGVMGADKGEAVLPGVEGANVPSQLDLNETGRTAERNTSCDTETVTTSSHVGDTTQEIDEKESSGLGGGGSDADLVPDTAFVSDLDGKGQQKSHVSAACQDQYVEPGTSKNKAVSVRSASQQHETSPPQTSVSSKAGTDSEDIDTPVIPSAKQAEEIHAKVFSALPDPTGQPGSGENAFSAATAVNGNSSESGECEIQDTVCVPLEQQSSNKTLATQRSPVVQTPIKGSEVITKEDKAALDGEKVNSQGEEQSEIKIRDSEGMEKQGAVNLTGNAKEDSGSGSVKAAGPFQSGVSSSSETSVCPSEGSVGAPKAAEIDNDQTDFTSVVLSKCQEDFSSTSTVAPIPDDQVSLSKPHSDIVETPIVTAPERETESPEKAPACSPPVEQVSVNIEAVDVSERPAPGLTVQEPDTNWIKALKEAASHSQSEQVNRLETSRPLPSLESPQLEFLTPTEDCAPPRQEEIPPEVQAAEETTEIPSLNLPKKPVDLPLPLKKAADLPEPTRKAAELHEPEQSTKVELPEVEIKTELSGANEKEEEPPEEFKEPVSSTEASEEQAEVFEPTKRTEEIPEPTENEIESLEEPTKDEEPEAAKTTTEPPQPENKLVSELPEELVEIPAQIPPVEPFQVPAEKTAVTETVEIPTAEPQDSWPSLAEQSERGHPAPASPPPPASEHHPPSAHPPHLPTPTPQESHALEALTTPPASPLLPPPAPASPPAPSDCEDHHPASAPCPVPLRSSDSDGAFETPESTTPVKAVSPAEPQREQLHDKDTLDGVPAAGLTTGDPPGLSSSSAFDEDKPIAASGAYNIEVFATEATSHTLTRSLSLQGADLDSSSLLDGSLSGGYRPHSESFSVGTESAPGTLRRPKKVRPGSLKKKPLLRQNSNPESASPASSSSTPEIKKRAKPLTASPLPAQEETEGGSATPSPGGTLRKTRKSRVQTPPPLPEETSHISQEERSVVPALPLCQEEVPLPGSLTNEEDSPIPPSASYQWDPENFENIDPFKTGGSKIANSPDLGRKAPVCGPIPTPPESPPVPAVEQRLPHSPVPPKEPVTNPEEQPIIPKRQPVRLEFDYSEEGSEASHQASPPLKKVGKKPGAKMPLRKPKLGLKKAPPPTTEPLDNTPQAQHNGNEDEIPVPKAAYNFEPDKWDDPNFNPFSSKKGIANSPKLPRPSYTFDPNNFDDSIDPFKSSSNISNSPPKASASYELSSNDNDNENDNDNVGELEDQNQNKPAKKKKTPIKSNTFRVKRSPKKSPLSDTSQDPADELHSQEDHATDEEKLASSTNHKWAALHDMDSDLNSDQQDFPQPCDLTSFVNENSLPQETPVQDYEIEYMEKIGSASPPLSVKKPSLYLKLDSVSDNLTKNTHGSEPSSPCTGSFEEMEAQITAGMKTPVLSSRPGPEGSAGGDKGRKRESEALSRTQSTEREEQPPSQGPVEAPAPATAMPLLDRLSECDDPLQYLEPDLAETNPTAFAQKLQEELVLAALRIEALQVAKNISQCPSLSTVTPQHRDVASSAESAVSMNSLYARTAATSYIEGESPHLPRELDHSLGIAREEIVTKEKEVLEWQRKYEGSRQEVVEMRRIVAEYEKTIAQMIGMPEDDQKEKSLSHHTIQQLILEKDQALADLNSVEKSLADLFRRYEKMKDVLEGFRKNEEVLKKCAQEYLSRVRKEEQRYQALKIHAEEKLDRANAEIAQVRAKAKQEQAAHQASLRKEQMKVDSLERTLEQKNKEIEELTKICDELIAKMGKS, from the exons ACCGGAACACGGAGTGAGACCGAGAGAGACGACGCAACGCTGCTGACAGAAGCGTCCACCAGCCAGCGCGGCATCCCGTCCCTGCCGCTGCTCCCGGACGTCCCAGTCGTCACCGGAGTGGAGGAGAGCGtaggtggagcagcagcagaccaggaggacaaggaggagctGGAGTTTCCTCACGACCTGCTGCCCAGTTTAGATTTCAGCAGCGAGTTCAACATCTGGGAGTCCTCACTCGG AACTCACTTTAGCTCAGGTGAGGGAAAATGTGAGCAGGTGAACCCCCTGCTGGCGGGCCTGCAGCATCACATGGAAGTCAGTGGACCACCGGTGGTCCCTGACCCAAG GCCTCATGGCTGCGACCCAGTTATCACAGATGTCCAGCCTTCACCTCGGCCCACTGCCACACCTTACCCGGGCGGCCGACCCCTGACCCCTTCCTCATCCGTCGTCTTAGACCTGGAACTCCAAGAGGCCTTTAAGGAATGTGAAGAACAAATGGCATCACTGGGCATGCTCACTCCCACGGAGCGCCACAGCCCAACTATGTCTGAGACGGTTAACGATGCAGGGAAGACGGCTGGAGAAGGGACGGTTAATGAGTCTAGTGAGTCATCGTCAGTGCCTCCAATCACGGTCCAGCCAGGGCATAGCAACGGGGGCCATGGAAACGAGAGTACACATGGAAACAGTGAGGCAGCAAACAGTCAGAAGGATACAGTTGTGTTTAGTTTCAGGAATTACATACTGGGCACTGAGGATAGAGCAGGGACAGAAGAGACAGGCGGGGAAACAAAAGCAACTCAGAGTCTGGTTGAATGTGCAGAGACTGAGCCAGAGAAAGAAACGGAGACGGATGAACCGAAGCAAACGCCCCCGTGCACACAATTAGAAATAGCAACAGATTCATGTAAAGAAACGTCCAAACATGCTGCGTTCAGTGAACAGGGAAAGGATCTAAGGGAGGATCATGTTGATGCAGCTACTGAGGAGTGGAAAACAGTGGCTAGGGAGAAAGGCACCGAGGCGAACGTAACGAAGGAAAGTGATGAGATTAACATTTGTACAGTTGAAACCAATACCGATAATTCAGTTATAGGTTCGTCAGAGTGCAGCGCTCAGTTAAAGGGTAAAGACACATTATTAGAGCTGCGGTCAGAGGCACAGGCCCCAACAGACGAACACGCGGAGAAGAAGGGGTCAGAGTCAGAAGCTGCGAAACAGACGAGTTCAAAGAGCGACAAACAGACCGAGCAAAATAAagaggcaaagaaaaagaaacacaggaaaaagaagaagacggagaagAGCGCTGCAAAGTCTGAAAATCAAGAGCAGCCTGCGTCGCTCCTAAATACAGGAAATCACACAGATCCTCTAGTATGTGATGAATCAGTGTCAGAGGCACAGGATGTGAGATGTGGGGAACAGCCTGATAATAGCATTGATTGCCAGCAGCAGCCGAGTCCTGAGGGAAAACCCATATCCAGCCCCCCACTATCATCCTCTCACAGCGGGTCGGATCATCTTACACCCCCAGCCTCTTCACCTGTGTCCAACCCCGCTCTTTCACAGAGGCCTCATCAGTCACACAACCAGGACACACCAAGTTATTATATGCATCAAGTGGAGCCACATGTAACTGATAATCAAAAGACACCCACAACATTCGTCCAAACTGCAGTCATCGATCCAGCTGCTTCCAGTGATCAGATATCAGGTGCACAAACGGAGGAGGCTGTAGTTACCACAGGCACAGAAATACTCACTCGGGAGGATCAGAGCCCACTCTCCGGCAGCACAAGTTGTGTGGGAGAGAGTAGCGTGGAAAGCGCCCTTGAAGAGGCTTTAGTGGTGGTTGCTGCGTTGCCACTGACAACACCCACACTGCCAGCAGTGATAGAAagcaagagagagggagaaagcgCGAGGCGTGATTCACTGAAGAGAGAGGCTAGTGAAGCGATTGCAGAGAGTGAGAAAGAAGTAGGAGAAAAACAATTCATAGGAATAGAAAAGTGCCTCAGCGCTGCCGATGGAGACGGAGGCGAACTCCTGGGCAGCTCTCCTCAGCTCCCGTTAATCGGTTCACAGGGAAAATGCTCACTTGCATTCTCAGCCAAAGAGGGACAGGCTGCCTGtgagaaaagctgcagcagcaaaatGCCACACAACTCTTCAGAGGCTGAAAATAAGGGACCGACGGACACGACGGTGCACGTTTCAGACACGGAGATCTCGCCAGCCGAGGAGGGAGAAGCAGAGAGGGAGCCACTCCGGTTAGAGGCATTCATCAATACTTCTCCCCTTGGGCTACTCACTGGTCCTGGTTGTCAGGATCACAGAGCTGCCGGATCGGAGAAagcaggggagggaggaggaggaggaggagaggaggtgggagaGAAAGGAGGGCTGGCTAGAGTGCACAGTTCATTCAGCCAGCCACAAGGCTCTGCTACTGGGGTGTCATCAGACAAGACTGAAACGTGTCCGCCCACCGATGTTGCCGAGTCACAGCTGAAGTCACAGAGCGAGCCGACGGTTACCATCACTGAGAGCATCAGCACAGAACAGGACCGTCTCCTTCACCCCTGCCAGGAGCAGAGTAGCGCAGCAATTGCACCTCTCCCCACTCCCACTGAGcagagctccagcagcagcacgaACGGAGGAGGAATAAGGGCTGATCTCAAACTGAACTTGATTTCGGAGGAAGCGTCGTCTCTGGGACGCACTTGTGAGGAGTCACCCGTCGTGGAAACAAACTACAGCCAAGTCTCCCTGCCTTCAATCTCACCTCAGCCTTTGACTACTTCACAACAAATCCCAGTCAAGCAACAAGAAAGCAACAATCAACAAGTTCAGCCTAGTAGCACAACAGAAGTAAGGACCGCCGAAAGTGCAGCTGAGTTCCAAGTCGAAGCTCATATCCAGAGCAACAGCGACAGCCCTGCTATGTCTGGAGTGggtgtgtatttatgtgacaGCACTAGAGGTAACAACAGAGTTCACTTTGcagacaatgtgaagggaaagGGCAGTTCTTCTGTGGACCACAGGAACATGTCAGGGGCGACTTTGGACTGCGCCTCTTTGCCACCGCTGACTGTTCACGAGAGTTTGCGGTATCCTGTTGTTGAGGCTAGCTACACCTTTTCAGACTATCTCAGCCCAAAGAAGCCAGAAGTCCCCACAAAGCCAGCTCCTACCAAGGATGACACAGCAATACGGAGCTCAGCCGATTCTCCAAAGCCACACACTGATGTGCAGTTGGATAAAGGTGATATGGGAAATAAAGATACGGAGGAGAACTCTGCTATAGATCACTCAGGTAATGACAGCTTGGAGACCAACACTGTAGATGTACAGTCGGTGACCGAGGCCAGCGCAAAACAGCTTCCACGTCCCACTGAgaacaatcagactggtgatgGAGAGTTCTCTGAGCTTTTACAAACACCAGGAAGTGTCATTTCTCAGACCCATCATCCAGCAGTTGAAGCAGTGACAGCAAAGGTGACAGAGCAAGAAGAGACGGACGCAGGTGCTGTATGTCAGCGTTTACCTGAGGATAAGGAAACCACTGTGTTAACTGCAGATTCTAAAGACGCAGTCAAAAATGAACTGTCCCACGAGTCACCTTTAATAAGTGATATCCCAATCAatgtggaagaaaaagaagggacGCAGCATGATGTTTCGTCTAGTTTTGTGCTTCCAGTTGACGATGTTTCCCGCGAGCCTTTAACTGATGTCTCTGCTGAGCTCTCTGTCGGGCAGCTTCCTGCTGATCATGACCCCACTTCAAAACCTGAACCTGTGACCTTGACCTGTGCAACCTACTCTGCTCCCAGTCGTCCACCTCTCACCCAGTTAGACGAGACACCTCCTAGTGGACTAGTTAACACAAATGCCATTGACCAGCCCAAGTCCACAATTGACTCAGCTAATCTGACAAAGGATGAATCACTGACTTCAGAAGAGACAACCTCTGACCAATCAAGTTCTGTCACTAATCCTGCTTTTGTGCTGCAGCCTCCTGGCCCAATGTTGAGTCATTTGGAGTTCATTAGTGACAGTGATGTATCCCTTCCTGGGCAGACAGATAACAACAGTACTGGTGGTGACAGCACCAGCGTCTCCGGAGAGGTGGACGGCAGTCAGCGCAGAGAAGTGACACAAGTGTGTTTAGCACATGATCTGGAGTGCAGTGATGTTAAAGCAGATGAGATTTGTCCAATCATGGAGGATAGAAATGATGCTAAGGAGTCTGTAGCGGGGAATTCTGTTACCAATAATCTTGTAACTCCCTTTTCACAAGTGGAAAATCTGCCTCCTCCGTCTGTGCCTCCTGGTGCGGATGATGTTCAGGCAATGGGTGAATCTGATAAAGTAATTTCCCTAACTCATGCTGAGCCAGACTCTACTGGCATTAAACCTGTTATCTGTGAAGCATCCATTAGGGATGACCTCTTAAATGCTAGCTGCCCACTCAGCCCTGACTTGCCTACCGATGAGGCTTATAGTAAAACTGCCCAAGAAAATGTGAAAGAAGAACACAAAGTGGGCGATGAGACCTCGGTGCTatttgaagagaaaaagaaacaagctgGTGAGGAAACAATGGATAATcaaaaggaagcagcagagagcaacaagctgcacacaggaaacaatGGCACAACACCACAACAGAGTAATGGAACAGATAAAGAGGCTGTGGAGAAAATTGCAGCCCCGCAGCCACCACTTAAACATAAAGTACAAAAGACTGAGTCACCATTAAGTGAAACGTTTTCCTTATCTACCAGCACACCTGCATCTGAAGAAGTGCTACGCACTGACTCAAGCGCTGAACCTCAGACTGTTTATGACCAGAATTTGCACCAAACTCTGGCAGCGACACTGGAATGCAGCTCTGACTCTGCACCAGATTCAAGCGTAGCTCTTGGCCAATCGCAGTCCGCACCCGAACCCGACTGTTTTGCTCGGCAAcaggagcaacagcagcagcaacggcGGCTGGGGTCCAGACATCCCACAGAAGAATTGCCAGGTGGCTGTCtagagaggggagaaaagacagacagcgAGACCCAAGCAGTGGTTCGGGGAGTGAAAGGGGCGACAGAGGAAGCAGATGTGCCTGTTGGGAGTTTGTGTCAGTTGGGAGGCAAAGAAGAGCTGGTGGGCGATGACAGTATTGGTAGTGAAGGAGTGATGGGTGCAGATAAAGGTGAGGCAGTGTTACCAGGGGTTGAAGGGGCAAATGTGCCATCTCAACTTGATTTAAATGAGACAGGTAGGACGGCTGAGAGAAATACCTCATGTGACACAGAGACAGTAACAACTTCCTCTCACGTAGGTGATACAACACAGGAGATAGATGAAAAGGAAAGCTCTGGGTTAGGGGGAGGTGGGTCAGATGCAGATTTAGTGCCTGACACCGCATTTGTGAGTGATCTGGATGGTAAAGGTCAGCAAAAAAGTCACGTATCAGCCGCCTGTCAAGACCAATATGTTGAACCTGGAACGTCAAAGAACAAAGCTGTATCTGTTCGGTCTGCGTCACAGCAGCATGAGACCTCTCCTCCCCAAACTTCTGTCTCATCAAAGGCCGGCACAGATAGTGAGGACATTGATACACCCGTAATTCCAAGTGCAAAGCAGGCTGAAGAAATTCATGCAAAGGTATTCAGTGCTCTGCCAGATCCTACTGGGCAACCAGGAAGTGGGGAAAATGCTTTCAGCGCTGCCACGGCCGTGAACGGCAACAGTAGTGAAAGTGGGGAGTGTGAAATTCAGGATACAGTGTGCGTGCCCCTTGAGCAGCAGAGCTCCAATAAAACTTTAGCCACACAAAGAAGCCCAGTAGTACAAACGCCCATAAAAGGCTCTGAGGTGATCACAAAAGAAGATAAAGCAGCTTTGGACGGAGAGAAAGTTAACAGCCAGGGAGAGGAACAAAGTGAGATTAAAATAAGGGACAGTGAAGGAATGGAGAAGCAGGGGGCTGTAAATTTAACCGGGAACGCTAAAGAAGACAGTGGCTCGGGGTCGGTCAAAGCTGCAGGCCCCTTTCAAAGTGGGGTGTCAAGCAGCTCTGAAACATCTGTTTGTCCCTCTGAAGGGAGCGTTGGTGCTCCTAAGGCAGCAGAAATAGACAATGATCAAACAGATTTCACATCTGTTGTTTTGTCAAAGTGTCAGGAAGACTTTTCATCAACCTCCACTGTGGCCCCGATACCGGATGACCAGGTGTCACTGTCAAAGCCCCACAGTGATATTGTGGAAACCCCCATTGTCACTGCTCCTGAGCGTGAAACAGAATCTCCTGAAAAAGCTCCTGCCTGCAGTCCTCCTGTTGAACAAGTGTCTGTGAACATAGAGGCTGTTGATGTGTCAGAGCGTCCCGCTCCTGGACTAACGGTCCAGGAACCAGATACAAACTGGATAAAGGCGCTAAAAGAAGCCGCCTCCCACTCTCAGAGTGAACAAGTGAACAGACTGGAGACCTCAAG accCCTCCCATCTCTGGAGTCTCCACAGCTAGAGTTTCTCACTCCCACTGAAGACTGTGCTCCTCCGAGACAAGAGGAGATCCCACCAGAGGTTCAGGCGGCAGAGGAGACGACAGAAATCCCATCTTTAAACCTTCCGAAGAAGCCAGTAGACCTTCCTTTGCCTTTGAAAAAGGCAGCAGATCTACCAGAACCAACACGGAAAGCAGCAGAGCTTCACGAACCAGAGCAAAGCACAAAAGTAGAGCTCCCAGAAGTGGAGATAAAAACCGAGCTTTCAGGGGCAAACgagaaagaagaagagcctCCAGAAGAGTTTAAAGAGCCAGTAAGTTCTACAGAAGCATCAGAGGAGCAGGCGGAGGTCTTCGAACCAACGAAAAGGACAGAAGAGATCCCAGAGCCGACAGAAAATGAGATAGAATCCCTAGAAGAACCAACAAAGGATGAAGAACCAGAAGCAGCAAAGACAACAACAGAGCCCCCGCAACCAGAGAACAAGCTGGTCAGTGAGCTGCCAGAGGAGCTAGTGGAAATACCAGCACAGATCCCACCTGTGGAGCCATTTCAAGTCCCAGCTGAGAAAACTGCAGTGACAGAAACAGTTGAGATTCCTACTGCAGAGCCACAGGACAGTTG GCCCTCCCTCGCTGAGCAGTCAGAGAGGGGTCACCCTGCCCCTGCCTCTCCCCCACCTCCCGCCTCCGAGCACCACCCTCCGTCTGCCCACCCTCCTCACCTCCCAACTCCAACACCACAGGAGAGTCACGCACTTGAAGCTCTAACGACCCCgcctgcctcccccctcctccctcccccagcCCCTGCCTCCCCTCCTGCGCCTTCTGACTGTGAGGACCATCACCCTGCCTCTGCGCCCTGCCCTGTCCCACTAAG GAGCTCAGACTCTGATGGAGCTTTTGAAACCCCTGAATCTACAACTCCAGTAAAGGCTGTTTCTCCCGCTGAACCCCAGAGAGAACAACTTCATGACAAAG ACACCTTGGATGGTGTTCCTGCCGCTGGGTTGACCACAGGTGATCCGCCCGGTCTTTCTTCGTCCAGTGCTTTCGATGAGGACAAGCCCATTGCTGCCAGTGGTGCATATAACATTGAAGTTTTTGCCACAGAGGCCACAAGTCACACTCTGACCCGTTCTCTCAGCCTCCAAGGGGCAGACCTTGATAGTTCTAGTCTGCTGGATGGATCGCTGTCTGGGGGTTACCGTCCACATTCTGAATCCTTCAGCGTAGGCACTGAGAGTGCCCCGGGGACGCTCCGCAGGCCCAAGAAAGTTCGCCCTGGATCTTTAAAGAAGAAGCCTCTCCTCAGACAGAACTCCAATCCGGAGAGTGCAAGCCCAGCCTCATCCAGCAGCACCCCAGAAATCAAGAAGCGGGCAAAGCCTCTGACTGCCAGCCCTCTCCCAGCTCAGGAGGAAACAGAAGGAGGCTCTGCGACGCCAAGCCCTGGAGGAACTCTCCGAAAAACCAGGAAAAGCCGCGtgcagactcctcctcctctgcccgaGGAGACCAGTCATATCAGTCAAGAGGAGCGCAGTGTTGTGCCAGCCTTACCCTTGTGCCAGGAGGAGGTCCCTCTCCCTGGTAGTCTGACAAACGAAGAAGACTCCCCAATCCCGCCCAGTGCATCCTATCAATGGGATCCAGAGAACTTTGAGAACATCGACCCTTTCAAAACTGGAGGAAGTAAAATTGCCAATTCCCCTGATCTGGGTCGTAAAGCTCCTGTGTGTGGCCCTATTCCCACCCCTCCAGAGAGTCCCCCTGTTCCTGCTGTGGAACAACGTCTCCCCCATTCCCCCGTTCCCCCCAAAGAGCCAGTCACCAACCCTGAGGAGCAGCCCATTATTCCCAAGCGCCAGCCAGTAAGACTGGAGTTTGACTACTCCGAGGAGGGCTCTGAGGCGTCACATCAGGCCTCTCCTCCGCTCAAAAAGGTGGGAAAGAAGCCCGGTGCCAAGATGCCTCTGAGGAAACCAAAGCTGGGGCTGAAAAAGGCACCTCCGCCAACAACGGAGCCGCTAGACAACACCCCTCAGGCACAACACAATGGCAATGAGGATGAGATCCCTGTTCCTAAAGCAGCTTACAACTTTGAGCCTGACAAATGGGACGACCCAAACTTCAATCCATTTAGTTCAAAGAAAGGTATCGCCAATTCTCCAAAACTACCCCGGCCGTCTTATACCTTTGACCCCAATAACTTTGATGACTCCATAGACCCTTTCAAATCCTCCAGCAATATAAGTAACTCCCCGCCGAAGGCATCAGCGTCCTATGAGCTGTCATCCAATGACAACGATAAtgaaaatgacaatgacaacGTCGGGGAACTGGAGGACCAAAACCAGAACAAACcggccaagaagaagaaaacgccTATCAAATC tAACACTTTCAGAGTGAAGAGGTCACCAAAGAAATCTCCGCTGTCTGACACATCCCAG GATCCTGCGGATGAGCTTCACTCACAGGAAGACCACGCCACAGACGAGGAGAAGCTGGCCTCCTCCACCAATCATAAGTGGGCAGCCCTCCACGACATGGACTCAGATTTGAACTCAGACCAGCAAGACTTCCCTCAGCCATGTGACCTTACTTCTTTTGTTAACGAGAACAGTCTTCCTCAGGAGACTCCAG TGCAAGACTATGAAATTGAGTACATGGAGAAGATTGGCTCTGCTTCGCCG CCACTGTCTGTGAAGAAGCCTTCTTTGTACTTAAAGTTGGACTCGGTATCCGACAACTTAACCAAAAATACACATGGATCTGAACCCAGCTCCCCCTGCACAGG GAGTTTTGAGGAGATGGAGGCCCAGATAACAGCCGGCATGAAGACGCCGGTGCTGAGTTCCCGGCCTGGTCCCGAGGGCTCTGCTGGGGGGGACAAGGGCAGGAAGAGGGAGAGCGAGGCGCTCAGCCGaacacagagcacagagagGGAAGAGCAG CCCCCTAGCCAGGGCCCTGTGGAGGCCCCTGCTCCAGCCACGGCCATGCCCCTGTTAGACAGGCTGTCTGAGTGTGatgaccccctgcagtacctggaGCCTGACCTGGCTGAGACCAACCCCACCGCATTCGCCCAAAAACTACAG GAGGAGCTGGTTCTTGCTGCCCTGAGGATAGAGGCTCTGCAGGTAGCCAAAAACATCTCTCAGTGCCCCTCCCTCTCCACTGTAACCCCCCAG